A genomic window from Bacillota bacterium includes:
- a CDS encoding MFS transporter, with amino-acid sequence MGILDRLRGARGRAFTITAGATLAATVFLLGYYVLLPVLPMYLRELGWQKNTIGALASVFSISSLVFRPLAGVLTDRSGPTRVLTACGIVFCAVPALFFFSNAFLMLAAGQLLAGACVGTFTVGSNSYLVSWAPAEHMGEMVAWFSIALVMAKGFGSAVGSWLYENGGYGLALLLSAAVGPASIAILAATRRVVRAQDDEVAVAAWPGGAARGAASGGGAGRPGTAGKAAVRGAAGQAARLDPVVVGLSALILISITLSFGGIMTFLPIMAKERGLEGYGYFFVIQTSVVVLVRMFSGRIVDRAGAFWVITVALVCLSGSVATLALARTLETLVLSAVLYGVGYGASFPSLTATVMGRTPPAARGKAFGLYTAANDLGVALGQACAGLSQYTSFALIYGAMALLPFLSIGLLLPLFPRRGAAAAQDS; translated from the coding sequence GTGGGGATTCTCGATAGGCTGAGGGGTGCGCGCGGGCGCGCTTTCACCATCACGGCGGGCGCCACGCTTGCGGCCACCGTGTTCTTGCTGGGGTACTACGTCCTGCTGCCCGTGCTTCCAATGTACCTCCGGGAGCTGGGCTGGCAGAAGAACACCATAGGCGCGCTCGCCTCGGTGTTCTCCATCAGCTCGCTGGTATTCAGACCTCTCGCCGGCGTGCTCACCGACAGGTCGGGCCCCACGAGGGTGCTCACGGCGTGCGGAATCGTGTTCTGCGCGGTGCCCGCGCTGTTCTTCTTTAGCAACGCGTTCCTCATGCTCGCGGCCGGCCAGCTGCTGGCAGGCGCGTGTGTCGGCACGTTCACCGTCGGGTCCAACAGCTACCTGGTTTCGTGGGCTCCGGCAGAGCACATGGGCGAGATGGTGGCGTGGTTCAGCATAGCGCTGGTCATGGCGAAGGGGTTCGGCTCCGCGGTCGGGTCGTGGCTGTACGAGAATGGTGGCTACGGCCTCGCCTTACTGCTGTCCGCCGCGGTCGGGCCGGCGTCGATCGCGATCCTGGCGGCTACGAGGCGGGTCGTACGCGCGCAGGACGACGAAGTTGCCGTTGCCGCCTGGCCTGGTGGCGCGGCGCGTGGGGCCGCCAGTGGTGGTGGCGCCGGGCGGCCGGGGACGGCCGGGAAAGCCGCGGTAAGGGGGGCCGCGGGGCAGGCCGCGCGCCTGGACCCTGTCGTGGTTGGGCTCTCGGCGCTCATTCTGATATCAATAACGCTTTCGTTTGGGGGCATCATGACATTCCTGCCCATCATGGCAAAGGAACGCGGGCTCGAGGGTTACGGCTATTTCTTCGTGATTCAGACCTCGGTCGTCGTCCTCGTAAGGATGTTCTCAGGCCGGATCGTCGACCGTGCGGGCGCGTTCTGGGTGATAACGGTCGCGCTGGTGTGCCTGTCGGGCTCCGTGGCCACGCTGGCGCTGGCGCGAACTCTCGAGACGCTGGTCCTGTCGGCGGTGCTTTACGGCGTGGGATACGGCGCCTCGTTCCCATCGCTAACCGCCACCGTAATGGGAAGGACCCCGCCGGCCGCGCGCGGCAAAGCGTTCGGCCTGTATACTGCGGCGAATGACCTCGGCGTCGCCCTTGGACAGGCCTGCGCCGGGCTCAGCCAGTATACGTCCTTCGCGCTAATCTACGGCGCCATGGCACTGTTGCCGTTCCTCAGCATCGGCCTGCTGCTGCCGCTGTTCCCGCGAAGGGGCGCCGCGGCCGCGCAGGATTCCTGA
- a CDS encoding ABC transporter permease, which produces MLRYVTLRIAYSLLVIIGVSLLVFVILHLIGNPVDIMLPLSATDEERAQLEHQLGLDRPLLEQLKDFMAGLIRLDFGMSWWQKEPALGIVLERMPATFQLVLFSFVVAAAISVPLGIIAAYRPGSTLDRILTAAALTGICLPTFWVGLMLVTVFAVNLGWFYTSGYGTVRHLVLPVLALSIVPAGRIAQVLRFSMLDQLNQQYVTTARAKGLDEKTVIFKHALKNAAPAVVTTIGVDLGRMLGGISSPVEHVFAWPGFGNLIIDTIQHQDFPLLQACVFVVAVIITGINLLTDLSYALFDPRIKL; this is translated from the coding sequence ATGCTCAGATATGTGACCCTTCGGATTGCATATTCGCTACTTGTCATAATTGGGGTGTCGCTCCTGGTATTCGTCATACTCCATCTCATCGGTAACCCGGTGGACATCATGCTCCCCTTATCGGCAACCGATGAAGAAAGGGCGCAGCTTGAGCACCAGCTGGGCCTCGATAGACCGCTGCTCGAGCAACTGAAGGATTTCATGGCGGGGCTCATCCGGCTGGACTTCGGCATGTCGTGGTGGCAGAAAGAACCCGCGCTGGGGATCGTGCTCGAGCGAATGCCGGCGACTTTCCAGCTCGTCCTGTTCTCGTTCGTGGTCGCGGCGGCGATATCGGTACCACTCGGGATCATTGCCGCCTACAGGCCGGGCTCCACGCTCGACCGAATCCTGACCGCGGCGGCCCTGACGGGAATATGCCTGCCTACGTTCTGGGTGGGCCTCATGCTGGTAACGGTGTTCGCCGTGAACCTCGGATGGTTCTACACCTCCGGCTACGGAACCGTCCGCCACCTCGTCCTGCCGGTCCTTGCGCTGTCGATCGTACCTGCGGGCCGTATTGCCCAGGTCCTCAGATTCTCGATGCTCGACCAGCTCAACCAGCAGTACGTCACGACAGCCCGGGCCAAAGGGCTCGATGAGAAGACCGTCATATTCAAGCACGCTCTCAAGAACGCGGCCCCGGCCGTCGTTACGACTATTGGCGTGGACCTGGGAAGGATGCTCGGCGGAATCAGCTCACCAGTGGAGCACGTGTTCGCCTGGCCGGGCTTCGGCAATCTGATCATCGACACGATCCAGCACCAGGACTTCCCGCTCTTGCAGGCATGTGTGTTCGTCGTGGCGGTTATCATCACAGGGATAAACCTGCTCACAGACTTGTCCTACGCCCTGTTCGACCCGAGGATCAAGCTCTGA
- a CDS encoding ABC transporter substrate-binding protein encodes MRIRSKAIALCMVMALVLAIGVAGCGKAPEKKAEPAPTPAPAPSPAPKPVKETIVIALQGEPSTLDPQFADDGNMRAVTENVFEPLLTIDGKTLKPILALAESYKTVNPTTWEFKIRKGIKWQNGDALTVDDVVFSVLRQIDPKFKSQIASNFRTIKDARKVDESTVNIITDGPDPALPVRLTGLMIVNKKHVEAVGDTVGSKPIGTGPYKVIEWKKGVSISVEAFDGYWGNKPSVKKGLFRFIEEGSTRLSALKANEIDVAVNMLPEYIKDVPKVASVEGLEFPLVRFLQFKGVMKNPLIRQAANYAIDKEAIAKSLYGGYASPALGQMFKPGYVGFNSELKPYPYDPNKAKELLKQAGYKGEKIQMVAQRGRWLKDGELAEAVSMLLRDAGMNVELKYYDWNGWLKVLFDRNLAPDMIVSFHSNDLFDADRTFSALVHSKGTMSSYLSADLDKKIDAARTEMDSAKRQKMYEEVGKVIYDDPAFIFLVNIKDIYGLSKSLDWQPRQDGKKLLSEMRIVQ; translated from the coding sequence GTGAGAATCCGGTCGAAGGCAATAGCGCTGTGCATGGTCATGGCGCTGGTCCTCGCCATCGGGGTCGCAGGCTGCGGCAAGGCCCCCGAGAAGAAGGCCGAACCGGCGCCCACGCCCGCACCTGCGCCGTCGCCGGCACCCAAGCCCGTGAAAGAGACCATAGTCATCGCTCTTCAGGGTGAGCCAAGTACGCTTGACCCGCAGTTCGCCGACGACGGCAACATGCGCGCTGTCACCGAGAACGTGTTCGAGCCGTTGCTCACCATCGACGGCAAAACGCTGAAGCCCATTCTGGCGCTGGCCGAAAGTTACAAGACCGTGAACCCGACGACGTGGGAGTTCAAGATCAGGAAGGGCATCAAGTGGCAGAACGGCGACGCGCTCACTGTGGACGACGTCGTGTTCAGTGTCCTCCGGCAGATCGATCCCAAGTTCAAGTCGCAGATCGCCAGCAACTTCAGGACTATCAAAGATGCCAGGAAAGTCGACGAATCCACGGTTAACATCATCACCGACGGTCCCGATCCGGCTCTTCCGGTCCGCCTCACCGGCCTCATGATCGTCAACAAGAAGCACGTGGAGGCCGTGGGCGACACTGTTGGATCCAAACCCATCGGCACCGGCCCCTACAAGGTCATCGAGTGGAAGAAGGGTGTCTCGATCTCCGTCGAGGCGTTCGACGGCTACTGGGGGAACAAGCCCAGCGTGAAGAAGGGCCTCTTCAGATTCATCGAAGAGGGCTCGACGAGGCTGTCGGCGCTCAAGGCGAACGAGATCGACGTGGCCGTCAACATGCTCCCCGAATACATCAAGGACGTCCCGAAGGTAGCGTCCGTTGAAGGGCTCGAGTTCCCGCTCGTCCGCTTCCTCCAGTTCAAGGGCGTAATGAAGAACCCGCTGATCAGGCAGGCGGCCAACTACGCCATCGACAAGGAAGCCATCGCGAAGAGCCTTTACGGTGGCTATGCGTCACCGGCGCTCGGCCAGATGTTCAAGCCCGGTTACGTCGGGTTCAATTCTGAGCTCAAGCCCTATCCCTATGACCCGAATAAGGCGAAGGAACTCCTGAAGCAGGCCGGATACAAGGGCGAGAAGATCCAGATGGTCGCCCAGCGCGGTCGCTGGCTGAAGGACGGCGAGCTCGCCGAGGCAGTCTCCATGCTACTCAGGGATGCCGGCATGAACGTAGAGCTCAAGTACTACGACTGGAACGGCTGGCTCAAGGTGCTGTTCGACAGGAACCTCGCACCCGACATGATCGTGAGTTTCCACTCGAACGACCTGTTCGACGCCGACAGGACGTTCTCCGCGTTGGTTCACAGCAAGGGCACGATGTCCTCGTACCTCAGCGCCGACCTCGACAAGAAGATCGACGCCGCCAGGACAGAGATGGACAGCGCGAAGCGTCAGAAGATGTACGAGGAAGTCGGCAAGGTCATCTACGATGATCCTGCATTTATCTTCCTCGTGAACATCAAGGACATCTACGGTCTCTCGAAGAGCCTCGATTGGCAGCCGCGACAGGACGGCAAGAAGCTCCTGTCGGAGATGAGAATCGTCCAGTAG
- a CDS encoding ABC transporter ATP-binding protein, translated as MSSTGEEEVILSIRDLRVYFSTSQGLIRAVDGVDLHVKRGETMALVGESGSGKSVTALSVMKLVPVPPGKIVSGKIKFLGESLLDLSPAEIREKRGRDIAMIFQEPMSSLNPTLTIGEQIMEVIRLHQHLEGKVALDKAVEMLGLVKIPSPEKRVREYPHELSGGMKQRIMIAMGLSCRPKLLIADEPTASLDVTIQAQILNLMKELHEQVGTTTLLITHSLGVVAEMADRVSIMYAGQIVEVAPVEDLFHDARHPYTQGLMKTIVNIREDAKRLDVIPGAPPNPGRLPPGCRFHPRCHLADERCKTQESSYVAVGKGRWVRCWYARP; from the coding sequence ATGAGCAGCACCGGAGAAGAGGAGGTCATCCTGTCAATACGTGACCTGAGGGTATATTTCAGTACCTCACAAGGGTTGATAAGGGCGGTCGACGGCGTGGACCTCCACGTGAAACGCGGAGAGACCATGGCCCTGGTCGGCGAGTCGGGATCAGGGAAATCGGTCACCGCACTATCCGTGATGAAACTGGTCCCGGTCCCTCCGGGGAAGATCGTCTCCGGTAAAATCAAGTTCCTTGGCGAGTCGCTGCTCGATCTGAGCCCCGCGGAGATCCGCGAGAAGAGGGGCCGCGACATCGCTATGATATTCCAGGAGCCCATGTCGTCGCTCAACCCCACCCTCACGATCGGCGAGCAAATCATGGAGGTAATCAGGCTCCACCAGCATCTCGAAGGAAAAGTGGCCCTCGACAAGGCGGTTGAGATGCTCGGGCTCGTCAAGATACCGAGCCCCGAAAAACGCGTCAGGGAGTACCCCCACGAGCTGTCCGGCGGGATGAAGCAGCGCATCATGATCGCCATGGGGTTGTCTTGCCGTCCGAAGCTGCTGATAGCGGACGAGCCGACCGCCTCGCTGGACGTCACCATTCAGGCCCAGATCCTGAACCTGATGAAGGAGCTCCACGAGCAAGTGGGTACGACGACCCTGCTCATCACGCACTCGCTGGGCGTCGTCGCGGAGATGGCCGACCGTGTGTCCATCATGTACGCCGGTCAGATCGTGGAGGTCGCTCCGGTGGAGGACCTGTTCCACGACGCCAGGCATCCGTACACCCAGGGACTGATGAAAACGATCGTCAACATCCGTGAGGACGCGAAGCGCCTCGACGTCATCCCGGGGGCGCCGCCGAACCCGGGGAGACTCCCACCGGGTTGCCGGTTCCACCCGAGGTGTCACCTCGCGGACGAAAGGTGCAAGACGCAGGAATCCAGCTACGTCGCCGTCGGGAAAGGAAGATGGGTGAGGTGCTGGTACGCCAGGCCATGA